ACAGGTTTGCCGACGACTCGGCTTTAAGTTTATGCATTTTCGGCGGACCAAATCGGCTGAACGCCGACTAAACGGATAGCTGGCAATCCGACCGACGACGCAGACCATTAACGAAATTGGATTTGATTATTTATACATGAGCGAACATCGAGGAGCAACTCTCAGTGATCGGCCACAAAAAGAACGATGTCATAAATCACATTACACAGCACAACAAAGCACACGAAACACAaagaggaggaggcggaggaggaggatgtgGGCACTCCGCCAGTTTCTGAGTGAGAGGAAGTGTTATTGATGAGCATTTAACATTTGTTATTTCCGCAGACTGGCTTTAAACTTTTCGCCGGGCTGGCGTCATCTGGGTATCTTTACGATGGGTTTACTCCGCTCCGGTTTCCGCTCCGGTCGATAATTTAGTTAATAGTTTTAGTACGATTCAGATTTCGGCAACGCCAGCGATTCCATTCGGCCCTAGTCGATAGAGATTCGCTCGGGGAGCTGGGGCAAATGGGATTTGGGGAATCTCCGCTTGACGAGGCCTGCTGATGATTTGCCTTTCCGACTGGTCTGTTTGGTCAATAAAAGGGCAACGTCATGTTTTATATTGGCTCTCATGCTGTCGAGGCCCATAAATTAGGCCAAATTCCATTTGACTGAGCTTTGTGCCTTGACTTCGGTCCCCGACTTGCCTTTCGctacttattttttatttattttatatttatactttatGCGCTCTTTATTTTTTCAAGTCGAGCCGGAGTCCTTGCGGCAATTTATGGCTACACACTTCGTCCATTAGGAAGCGGCTTAAAGGCCAAACTTTCAAGGCAGTCCattaacaatggcaacaactTAAAGCGCGTtccacatggcgtatgcgtaatttgcCATTTCCTTTGCACCGCCTTCCATAGCTGGCTAGACGAAGTCTGGCCACTGAATTTATTGACCTGCCACTGTGGCAAGGTCAACTGCGTTTGTTTTCCAATATCGAGCGATGAATTAGTGGACTAACTTTTGGCATCTGTCAACAATTTGCCGCTACTGTTTGCAGAGATTAACTTCTGACCAACTCGCTGCataattttgaatattttaagcTCTGTACATAAATGAAAGTAATTTGCGAAAACCCAATTAACGTAAGCCCCTCGAAGGGTTGTGTTCGTAGTCAGAAATCAAAACACATAATTAGCATAATCGCCGGATAAGTCGGTCTAAGATGGACTTTTTTATTTCGACTGCCatggaaaaggaaaaggacCCTGTATGTGCATAGGAATCTCGGACTGGAAACTCTAAAGCTAATGTTTTGGCAATTCAGATTCCGAGTGTGCAAAGTTTTGTTTGCATTGCCTGAGCACAAATTTCTGGTTATAAATTTCCCTGGAAATAAACACTTTTCCGACTCGCAGGTGTATTCTCTTTCCCTGTAAGCCGGGATTAGGACTACAGCTCCATTTTGTTTGGGGTAGCGTTTACCATTGCTTCGATTGCTACGAGTACATCCCATAGCCCCCAGCACCTGGCGCACGTCTCAGACTTCCCTGGAAGTCTGTTACCGGGCAATTTATGCCCGCACGTATATGGAATAAATAGAATTGATTTTGCCTAAGCATCGCGTATATTTTACCTGCGCAGGTGATTTAATGTCTGGCGACATAATCTGCCATTTGGCACTCGCTTCCCAGCCATCACGTACTTGGGCTGGGCTGGCATCCTTATCGCCGTATCTTTAAGCTGCGTGCAAATCCGAATTCATTTTCCGGGGATTCCATTATGTGAGCTGGGCCTGGATAAACAAAGAGGAGCACACACACGGGGGAATGTGTTTCTCGTGTTTCTCGGCAGAGGAAAACAATTATGCTCGAAATATTACTGGCATGCGAATTGCTGTTCCACTCGCTTGGCAGTCTGTTTCGAATCTGATTAAAGGGAAATTAATCCCAGGGGCCCGCAaactattgtattatttaCCGGGCTTTGAAGCAGAGCAAATATTGAGATATGATTGCTTCAAGTACCTGCACCCAGTGCTAAAGCCAAAAGTATTTAAGCAACAATATGCTAAAATGGGTTAGCAAACAAATTACAAACTCTTGGCAACTTTTTCGCCAGTATTCAAGCTTATCAAACAGGAAACTTTTGCGGAGCAGTTGTTGTTTTGGGGAGCTTCTTACGGCAGGACTAGCGAACCCCGAACAAATTCGCCTAATTCAAAAACACATGTAGGTGTTTGCACTGAATATTCGCAGCTGAAAGGTACACAAGACAacggcaaataaataaataaatacttcCGGACTTAGCTGGAACAAACCTCCGGTTGTGTCCACAAATAGAAGCTAATGAAGGCAGCTTTCCACAGCgccaacaaaaataaaaaaagagagaaaaagcGAGCGACTGCcttttgcaatttttattttcataaattttcaaagCATGTTTGCCAGCTCATAAAAACGCAGCGCACACGGCATTTCCCCCCGATTTTTCCAGCTTGCAGGAAAAGCCGAGCCAGCCAAGGCCCAAGTGGCTCATAATCTGAGCAATTTGCCAGCGTTTTATGTGATTTTTGTAGCTGCTCGTACTCGTACTCATAGTACTACTTGCTCCCATCAGAAGACAACCCAGATGAGCTCGACTGCGCGAGGAAGTGGGTTTACTGCATCATTTGTATGCAAATTGGAATAACACATCGGATGCTGCTCCATGTTGCAGCGACTGCACGCTGTTTTCGCAAGGAATTGGACTTATAATCCATCTCTTTGTCTCGTGTGCATTTATCAGCTGCTAGTCAAAATCAATTAGATTGCATGCCACATCATTTGGATGCGATGCCGGCAGACAGAGCCCTTCGGCTCCTCGCTGCTCCCCGTTGATTGGCAACCCGCCAGGCAGCCAGAAAAATTATCCAATTTAAAAGTCAAATGTCATTTTTTCGTATTCCTGGCACGCTGCTCCATGTTTGTGTCGCTGTGCTTTcgtttgttttcctttttattttgacGCCATTGCCGACACATAATGTGAATTACCTAACAAAGGTGGTCCTGCTGATGAGTTGACGACGGGACTGAGACGGAGCAGAGGGCGCCATTTCCATTACGGCCTCCGGAATACCCTTTCCGAAGGATGCGCAAGCTATCACCAGAAGCTTGCTTTCTGTCCTGGCAACAGGATACTTTTGGGTTCACAACGAAGTCAATGTTTCATGATTCTATTTTGAGTTAAGATATCCTTCGATGGGTAAACTCTACATACCCAAGAGTGATGATTGAGCTGCCACTTTATGttcaaaaagttttcaaaGGGTATCGCCACTTCGAGGAAGCGATTTCGAGTGTTGCCCGAATCTTCTTTTGACGGGTTTTGCTTCCGCTTCCGCTTCTTTTGCTATTTTGGCAAAAGACATTTCATTCTTTCTTTGCCAACGACAGAAAAATTACCCGAATTTCATTTAACGCTCCAACTTTGTCACCGGCAGCATCAAggacactcgcacacacacttcCTTGTTGCTTCGCCCATGCAAAGCGAATGCGTTGAGTTTGTTAATGtgtttgcataaatttgcagGAGTGAAAGGCGGGGAAACGAGAGTAGGATGTGTTTTGGTCCTGAGTGAATGGTTATGGACAACCTGAGCAACAACAAGGACATTTCGAAAGGTTTAGTTTCGGGGGCCACACAGAAAGAAACCAAAGGAACAATAAAGTTGTAAGCAAAAGTGGAGTTCTTTTAACTTAAGTTTACAAGACAGTGGGATTTCCATGCAGAGTAACTATTAAAGCTTTGGATTTGCTGCTAGATACCTTTAACATAACTTtatgaattatttttaaaaggtactttagttttatttcaacaataaatcaaaaattcctAGGTCAATTTCACACTAGAATGATATTTGTTCTCCATGTAGAAGGGGTCTGCCTTTTCGCCCGGACAATCCAATTTCTTTAGAGTCGACTGGGCAAAGGACTGGCCGTGGGCATTAATCAGACTAAGCGCCCTCGTGCCCCCAGATGCAACTGCTCTTTGCTAGAAATTGGATTGTTAGTTTTGAAACGGTCTGGTCCACGTGTGGAGGTCGGAGCTCGGGTTACCTGCATCACCAGCCACTCACCGGTGACGAGGGCTGGCTCCTGGAAAAGAGAAAGTTCAGCTGTCAACGGGTTCACAGCTGCCCGCATGCTGAGTTGGAACTGAATGTGGTTGGTGTCTGGGTGGCTGGGTGTCATGGGTTAAGTGCATGAGAGTGTCGCCATTAACCCCCTGCAGTCCTCTGTACGTTTTCCGCCCCTTTGTCGCAATGCATTAGCCATGTCCAACCAAAGCCAGGAACCGGAATCAAACTGTGGCCCTATTCCCTCGGCGACTCCATTTCCAGTTGTCGGACAGCAAAGCCCCCGGCGAAAGAGCCTGATTTAGATGTCCTTTTCTGGTTGGGGATCCGTTTGACTTGCTGTGTCCTTTATGAATAATTGATGCCAGCACCCTCACACCCCGAGGAGCGCGGAGAGCGtcaattgtttatttattgttcgATTGGAATGGTTCCTGCACTGCCAAACCGCGACACTGGCAAATGCAAAATTCATGGACTTTTCTATTGCTATTGTCGTGGCGATGTACACAAGCCATGTTTATGCGCGGATAAAGATGGAAATAAAAAGTTGGTCATAAAACTAGTTTACTGCAATGCAAGAAATATGTTGAGCTTATATTTCAGTGCCATCTTAGTACAGGCTCCTAGGTGTGCAAACATTCATCCAAATCAGAGCTTAAACAATTAGAACAGAGATCAGTACAAACTAAAGCTTAAAAGCCTTCCATAAACTCCAGCCAAATCCGTACTAATCGTGCATAGTGGCGCATGATCCCGGGCTCAAAAGTGGAAGTCACACCTCCATGTGGCCGGAGTGGCAATTACTCTTCTTGCTGCTGTGCCATTATGTGCTCATCCACAGCCCACCCTGGTTGCTGGATACTGGATACTGGATGCCTCCCCACATCCCCATCCCCCACATCACCATCGCTGCTGCCAACTTCTAGTCCATTGTGTTTGTTGTGTGTCTGTTGACGTTTGGTCTCGCCTTGGAGAAATTTTTATGGCTCATAAACTTCGAAATTagaactgctgctgcttcctGCGTCTGGTGTCTGGAATATATGGTGTACTTGTACGGGAAATGTGCCTTTGTGCGGAGTATAAAACCGTAATGCTCTCTGCCCGCCGCATTTTGAGCGCACGGAAATCTGGACGCGCCGAGTGGATTTTCTTTTCAGAATTAGTATTACATTTAAATGGCGTATAATTTGTTAGCGCCATAATATTTATGCGGCCTGTGGCCgttcacttttatttatgttCACTCCGCCGTCTTCTTGCCGCGCAATTCTCCCCAGTTGACAATCAAGCGCACTTCTAGCGAATCGCGTTTAATTTGCGTGCTAGAGGCACTCGGCTGCCACAATGCAGCggccacgcggcgtatgcgcaatttaCGCGTTTCCCTGCTCGACGGCTCTCGGGAAAACAATCATATAGTTGTGTTGTTTTGCCGCCGCCTAGATGCGGAAATTTTTAATTGCCGACTTAAAGCGAATTTGAGAGCATGACTCTTTGTTGCCCCAGTTGCCTTTGTGGCCAAGAACACGGTCCGGCAGCCGGATTACGCTAACTCGCACTGCTCTGAACTTAGGAATAATGTGCGCGACCTTCAGTTCTGTTGGAGGGAAAGTACGCAACACAGAAATAACATTAttcaaagaaaacattttccttACTCTCGGAAAACGTGAAAGCGGCAAAGGGCACAGAGAAATGGAAAAGGTGGGGGaggggaaaataaataaaggacCAGGGCAAAATTCGTTTCCCAGGAGGATATCTCAGATTTTTAATAATAAGGACGCAAGAAAAAACATACACTAACTATTGCGACTGGGTACTTTGTAGTTTTGCCAAGAGCTCGTAAATAATTAAGCCATTTAAAGACGCCTCATAATCAAATTGATATATTGATAagcttaattaattataatgaTTGAGTGGGTAAataatgtttaaatatttgatgtGTACACTTGGGGAATAGCTttgattttattgattttttccGACTGTTTTTTTGTTTCCACCTTTTTCGCTGCCGTAATTTCCGAACTCATCCCATCGAGTTCATCGCCATTCATCGTATTCCTGACTGTCCGGGGCTAATCACTGGAATTTCTCCTTCCGTTTCAGCGTTTTCCCGAAAAGGCGGGCACAAGAAGAGCGAGTGGGTGGAGCGGTGAAATGGGCGGTGGCGCCCTGACCATCCGCCCAAATCAGCGGCGGGGCACGGTGCGGATGCGTGATGTACTCGTCCTGGCCTTTGACAACTGAAATCGATAACCGCAACACACAAAGTGCTGATCAGCCAATCAAGGCGAGCAACTAAGCGATATAGGGGTGCACTCAAAGCGTCCCGAAAAAAGAACTAGAGCCCCGAGCCCCAGGATGCGGATGTGGGTGCGGATGCCACAGGCTGTGCAGCTGCTGTTTGCGATGGGCTTGTGGGCGATGCAAGGTCACGCGCAGTTGGATTCAGAGCCAGAGGCAGTgggagcagcaggagctgcaggaggagctggagcagccggagcagcGGGACCTGGATCCCCAGCGCCACGGAACCGCATCAAGGCGGAAGCGGATGCCCTGATGACGGGCGACAGCTTCAACATTCGCCACGGGCGCTCTCGGTCGCATTTCCTTCATGGCAGCACAAACAGTAGCAGTGGCGGCATTGGGAGTGGCGGTGGGACCACCCGCCTCCTCCTGATCCCGCCCACACAGCTGCCGGGTGTTGGTGGGACCTCGCCGGCTCCCGTCACGCACAAAATCCGCAAATTGCACAAGAAGAAAATCAACGAGAGCATACGCAAAAGTGTGGACAAAAGTCTGGGCCTCCGCCATACGCCGAAGAACCACCGCAGTTTGGCCGAGGCCGAGCACCTGCAGGGTCGTCCTGCCAGCGAGGACGCCGAGGACACGGCTCTCAGCGAGGTCATGCAGCTAGCGGATGAGATTGAGCTAGAGAGCTCATTCGTGACGGCGGCCCCAACAGGTGATCCGGATATAGGTGTCAAACAGGCTCGCCAATTTGTGCGTGATGAGGCCAATTACCAGGAAGACGATGATGATACTatcgacgacgacgaggagctcgatgaggaggaggaggaggctcCAGTGTCCACCACCATCAAGCCCAAAATCGCCAGTACCCGCCTGCTGCCGGTGAATGGCACTTGGCAGCGAATGGGCACCATAACGCGGGACTCCCCCTCGGAATCGGATTACGACACTAATGCCCTGGACAacgcggaggaggaggaagagggTCAGCCATTTGGCAAGCTGCTGCCGCTCAACGAAAGCCTCGCCACCACCGAGTGGATGGACGATGGGGCTCAGCGGGAACCGGAGGCGGAGGCCAGATCCCAGGCGGCCAGCATGGAGGTCAAGCAGATCAGCTTTGACAGCGATGGCGACACCGACTCCGAGGCGGGACTGGACACCTCCGAGGTCACCATGGACGACGGCTATCCGCCGGATGCGCAAGTCGATGACAAGACCAAGCAGCTGGTCATTGGCGATGTGGAGGAGGACTCGGGCGACAACATGGAGTCCAATCAGTTTACCGCCGACGTTATCAACGCCCGGGACAGCAAGATCGATCTGGTGTCCAAGTTCCTGCAGTACATCGAGCAGCAGCACCTGATGGGCTCCAACTGCGTGGCTGGCACTTCACTGAATCTGGGCGAGGGCGTGGTCGACCGGTATGCCCAGGACAGGTTCCGGGTGGAGGCCGAGGTGGCCGTCAATCGCGCCAATATGCTGACCAGGTGAGTGGACGTCACGGACAAAGTTTTCCGAGTTACTCAGCCCACATCATATTCACATGCCAAACTTTTCCAATCGAAAGTTTTCGGCCAGACGGTTGGCGAATgcaagtggaaatggaaatggaaccCGCACTGAACAATTGCGGTCAAGAAAGTAGTGTGCTTTCCCTGAAGGTCATTTGAGGGTCAAGATACATATGCTAGAATACTTTGATATTTGAAGATTATGAGATTATTTCATAAGAGAAATGCAGATTACTAGAAACCTTGGTAGGATGAAAACCAATCCCAATAGGTTAAGCCCCACTTAATTTCTATTTTTGTGAGCATAAGCGATTATTAGTTAATCTATTCTAATCCGGAAAAAGCATGAATCCTTCGAAAGTTATTAAGCCACATCCACTCCTAATTTATATGTCGCCGTACACTGTCGCCTCGTCCTCCTGCGGGACCTCCGCCTCCACGGTCTGCAAATCCTCCTCGGAGGGCGAGAAATCGTTGGTTATGTGGAAGGTCTGGCGAATCTCCTCCGCCGTGCGGCCCTTGATCATGTTGGCCACCGTCATGCAGGCGGCGTTCAGCAGATGGGGGATGTCCAGGTAGTTGGCCGCCAGGATGAGTTCGAAGAGCGTGCCCTGATCCATGGTCAGGAACTCGGCGTCCCAGGGTGTGATCTGCACTGCGACGGATTTGTCCGCTTCCTCTTCGTTCTCCTCAGCATCGTCCTCGCGATGGTGCTTGGCCCAAATGAGTATCTTCTTCAGGATCGTCGAGTTCACATTGGGCAGCGGGATAAGAGTGTCGCTCTCCGCCTCCACTGGACAATCCTCCAGCAGGGTCTTAATGGTGCTCGAGCACTTCGCAGTCTCGATGTCGGTGTCGAAGATTTCGCCATCGGAGGACTGCAATTTGATGACTGGCATGGTCCTTCTTCCACAACCCACAAAGGGTTTTCCTTTTAGGCTATATGCTACAGTTTTACACGAAATCTGGCAGTGCCAATTTGACagttaaaaattaaacaaaacagaTTCGTAATGAAAGCCATTGGTGATTCATTAAATTCAAACGAATGCCCATTGAATTGGAGATAgcatttattaataatttagacaacatttttatttcaatataaCGTGCCAAATCGATTAGATATTGGCAAAAACACACAATTTTACTTTCATAACATATTTATTGTTGTATAAGTAATAGTTGATTGCCGCTTAAAATGGTATTTACCATGTTCTACACAATGGACACTTCAATTGCAGCACAATTTATTGCTGTTTGTTATaacagaaaaatatgaaatatttaggGCCCATTTCGGAAAcggaaataaaaacaaaaccaggGATTTGGGCtacattttccacattttccattGCTCGGGGTTCACTTTTCCAGCAGATACTCGCCATTTTCTGCTCATCTAGATTGGCCCGTGTCCTTTGTCAACGAGGAGCATAATGTGCTTTTCTTGTTGCGGCGCTTGTTGGCCATAGTTGGCAGAACTACCATCGCTTTCCCTGTGATTTTCCTTCGATTTTTCCGTCCGCCTGGCTGCGTGCAATTTTTTGATAAAAGTTCAATTACTTAGCGTGGCAGGCGTGCCGGGCAAAAAGTTTGCGCCATTCTTGTGGCCAAAAGGAAGGCCAGCTGGCTGAGCTGAGGACATTGATTCACCTGGACAACCAAAACGATGGCaattcatttggtttttcaTGGAATTTCCAGCTGTCCAGGCTGGCCAAACTGAGCAAGCTGACCAATCTGATGTGTGTGCTCTTTGTTTACTCGTGTCCATTCCGCTTCCATCGTCGATTTGGCACTGTATCGTGTATCAGGATAACCGCCCCAGTGACAATCCCAAGGACATGCCAGCCCAGCTCCCATGTTTTCTGAGCTCTGCTtttcttctgcagctctcTGTTCAGCAGCCAGGCACAATAAACACAAAGTTTCTTCAGATTTCGCATATCTGGGTATGAAGTCCGAGCACCAAAGTTACGGACTCCAAAGTCCTGTGTGTTCCAATGTCCAAAGT
This genomic interval from Drosophila mauritiana strain mau12 chromosome 2R, ASM438214v1, whole genome shotgun sequence contains the following:
- the LOC117137417 gene encoding S-phase kinase-associated protein 1; the encoded protein is MPVIKLQSSDGEIFDTDIETAKCSSTIKTLLEDCPVEAESDTLIPLPNVNSTILKKILIWAKHHREDDAEENEEEADKSVAVQITPWDAEFLTMDQGTLFELILAANYLDIPHLLNAACMTVANMIKGRTAEEIRQTFHITNDFSPSEEDLQTVEAEVPQEDEATVYGDI